One Deinococcus sp. LM3 genomic region harbors:
- a CDS encoding DNA-directed RNA polymerase subunit beta: protein MSLTGKGPRIERFGDIAEVIPLPNLTEIQVNSFRAFLQSDKAPEDRENVGLQSAFKEVFPIDETEKGRSTGLVLDYLEYRLGEPPYTPEECREKDVTYQAPMYAKLQLIHKDSGLIKEDQVFLGDLPLMTEDGSFVINGADRVIISQIHRSPGVYFTSSYKGIKKMYTGAIIPMPKRGPWIELEFAGGILEMKVNKRKFPVAMLLRVLGYDDASLKALFTEFEPDMELPEDKSAGMGADEALLRLFTVLRPGDPPKRDKAVQYLYGLLADPRRYDLGEPGRFKMNTKLGVQREERTLLNFQDGKFTDAGLVDTIRYLMALQYGRETVSMADADGVLHEVPVGEDDIDHLGNRRVRTVGELLADQLRVGMGRMARGVRERMLLGNPDAATPTKLVNNRPIVAAMREFFGRSQLSQFKDQTNPLSDLRHKRRISALGPGGLTRERAGFDVRDVHRTHYGRICPIETPEGANIGLISSLASYAKVNGLGFIEAPYRRVENGLVTNDVVYMTADIEDRYTVAQANSPLNEDGTFSDERVLARRKGDPLWYTPEEVDFMDVSPKQIVSINTSLIPFLEHDDANRALMGSNMQSQAVPLVRADSPAVGTGVERRVVTDSGTSVVSDVTGRVSYVDARVIQITLTEDAPALGLSVGNVRTFETVRFTRSNQGTNLDQHPIVDTGDMVTAGQVIADGPASDLGRLALGQNITIAIMPFDGFNFEDAICISEGLVRKDFYTSVHIEKDEIEARDTKLGPEKITRDIPGLSEAALRDLDEDGIVRVGAEVKPGDILVGKTSFKGESEPTPEERLLRSIFGEKAREVKDTSLRVQSGQGGIVVKTVRFRRGDEGVDLKPGVREMVRVYVAQKRQLQVGDKVANRHGNKGVVSKIMAPEDMPYLEDGTPVDLVFNPLGVPSRMNLGQILETHLGEVARLTGQKFETPVFDSVTEATIKEMLEVAAAERLQARKDDGFELDKREQEVLDRAGKVGVVDAPNGDYERAQMQLARTGKSVLYDGRSGEPISGPVVVGTMYVMKLYHMVEDKLHARSTGPYSLITQQPLGGKAQFGGQRFGEMEVWALEAYGAAHVLQEMLTIKSDDIDGRDAAYQSIVKGEEVSGSTIPESFKVLVKELHSLGLDVEVLDTHDKNVDIFEGMMPKR, encoded by the coding sequence ATGAGTTTGACCGGTAAAGGACCCCGCATCGAGCGTTTCGGTGACATCGCGGAAGTGATTCCGCTTCCCAACCTGACAGAAATCCAGGTGAACTCCTTCAGGGCGTTCCTGCAGTCCGACAAGGCTCCGGAAGACCGCGAGAACGTCGGGCTTCAGAGTGCCTTCAAGGAAGTCTTCCCCATCGACGAGACCGAGAAGGGCCGCAGCACGGGCCTGGTCCTCGACTACCTCGAGTACCGTCTGGGCGAGCCGCCCTACACGCCCGAGGAATGCCGCGAGAAGGACGTCACGTACCAGGCGCCGATGTACGCCAAGCTGCAGCTGATCCACAAGGACAGCGGCCTGATCAAGGAAGATCAGGTGTTCCTGGGCGACCTGCCCCTGATGACCGAGGACGGCAGCTTCGTCATCAACGGCGCGGACCGCGTGATCATCTCGCAGATTCACCGCAGCCCCGGCGTGTACTTCACGAGCTCCTACAAGGGCATCAAGAAGATGTACACCGGCGCGATCATTCCCATGCCCAAGCGCGGCCCCTGGATCGAACTGGAGTTCGCGGGCGGCATCCTGGAAATGAAGGTGAACAAGCGCAAGTTCCCCGTGGCGATGCTGCTGCGCGTCCTGGGTTACGACGACGCCAGCCTCAAGGCGCTGTTCACGGAGTTCGAGCCGGACATGGAACTGCCCGAGGACAAGAGCGCGGGCATGGGTGCCGACGAGGCCCTGCTGCGCCTGTTCACGGTGCTGCGTCCCGGCGACCCGCCCAAGCGTGACAAGGCCGTGCAGTACCTGTACGGGCTGCTGGCCGACCCGCGCCGCTACGACCTGGGCGAACCGGGCCGGTTCAAGATGAACACCAAGCTGGGCGTGCAGCGTGAAGAGCGCACCCTGCTGAACTTCCAGGACGGCAAGTTCACGGACGCCGGTCTGGTCGACACCATCCGTTACCTGATGGCGCTGCAGTACGGCCGCGAGACCGTCAGCATGGCTGACGCGGACGGCGTGCTGCACGAAGTCCCGGTCGGCGAGGACGACATCGATCACCTCGGCAACCGCCGCGTGCGCACCGTGGGCGAACTGCTGGCCGATCAGCTGCGCGTGGGCATGGGCCGCATGGCACGTGGCGTGCGTGAGCGCATGCTGCTGGGCAACCCGGACGCCGCGACCCCCACGAAGCTCGTGAACAACCGCCCCATCGTGGCGGCCATGCGCGAATTCTTCGGGCGCAGCCAGCTCTCGCAGTTCAAGGACCAGACCAACCCCCTGTCGGACCTGCGCCACAAGCGCCGTATCTCCGCGCTGGGGCCGGGCGGTCTGACCCGCGAGCGCGCCGGCTTCGACGTGCGTGACGTGCACCGTACCCACTATGGCCGCATCTGCCCGATCGAGACGCCGGAAGGCGCGAACATCGGTCTGATCAGCAGTCTGGCGTCCTACGCGAAGGTGAACGGCCTGGGCTTCATCGAGGCGCCGTACCGCCGCGTCGAGAACGGCCTGGTCACCAACGACGTCGTCTACATGACGGCCGACATCGAGGACCGTTACACCGTCGCGCAGGCGAACAGCCCCCTGAACGAGGACGGCACCTTCAGCGACGAGCGCGTCCTGGCCCGCCGCAAGGGCGATCCGCTCTGGTACACGCCCGAAGAAGTGGACTTCATGGACGTGTCCCCGAAACAGATCGTTTCGATCAACACCAGCCTGATTCCCTTCCTGGAACACGACGACGCCAACCGCGCGCTCATGGGTTCCAACATGCAGTCGCAGGCCGTGCCGCTCGTGCGGGCCGACAGCCCCGCCGTGGGTACCGGCGTGGAGCGCCGCGTGGTCACGGACTCCGGCACCAGCGTCGTCAGTGACGTGACCGGCCGCGTGAGCTACGTGGACGCCCGCGTCATCCAGATCACCCTGACCGAGGACGCCCCCGCCCTGGGCCTGAGCGTCGGGAACGTCCGCACCTTCGAAACGGTGCGCTTCACCCGCAGCAACCAGGGCACCAACCTCGACCAGCATCCCATCGTGGATACCGGCGACATGGTCACGGCCGGACAGGTCATCGCCGACGGTCCCGCCAGCGACCTGGGCCGCCTCGCGCTGGGTCAGAACATCACCATCGCGATCATGCCCTTCGACGGCTTCAACTTCGAGGATGCCATCTGCATCAGCGAGGGTCTGGTGCGCAAGGACTTCTACACGTCCGTGCACATTGAGAAAGACGAGATCGAGGCGCGTGACACCAAGCTCGGGCCCGAGAAGATCACCCGCGATATCCCCGGCCTCAGTGAAGCCGCGCTGCGCGACCTCGACGAGGACGGCATCGTGCGCGTCGGCGCCGAAGTCAAGCCCGGTGACATCCTGGTCGGCAAGACCTCCTTCAAGGGCGAAAGCGAACCCACCCCGGAAGAGCGCCTGCTGCGTTCGATCTTCGGTGAGAAGGCCCGCGAAGTGAAGGACACCAGTCTGCGCGTGCAGTCCGGTCAGGGCGGCATCGTCGTGAAGACCGTGCGCTTCCGCCGCGGCGACGAGGGCGTGGACCTCAAGCCCGGCGTGCGCGAGATGGTGCGCGTGTACGTGGCCCAGAAGCGTCAGCTGCAGGTCGGCGATAAGGTCGCCAACCGCCACGGGAACAAGGGCGTGGTCTCCAAGATCATGGCCCCCGAGGACATGCCCTACCTGGAAGACGGCACCCCCGTCGACCTCGTGTTCAACCCGCTGGGCGTGCCGTCCCGCATGAACCTCGGGCAGATCCTCGAAACCCACCTGGGTGAAGTGGCCCGCCTGACCGGCCAGAAATTCGAGACCCCCGTGTTCGACTCGGTCACCGAGGCGACCATCAAGGAAATGCTGGAAGTCGCCGCTGCCGAGCGCCTCCAGGCCCGCAAGGACGACGGCTTCGAACTCGACAAGCGCGAGCAGGAAGTCCTCGACCGCGCCGGCAAGGTCGGCGTCGTGGACGCCCCGAACGGCGACTACGAACGCGCCCAGATGCAGCTGGCCCGCACCGGCAAGAGCGTCCTGTACGACGGCCGCAGCGGCGAACCCATTTCGGGCCCCGTCGTGGTCGGCACCATGTACGTCATGAAGCTCTACCACATGGTGGAAGACAAGCTGCACGCCCGCTCCACCGGACCCTACAGCCTCATCACCCAGCAGCCGCTCGGTGGTAAGGCCCAGTTCGGCGGCCAGCGCTTCGGCGAGATGGAAGTGTGGGCGCTCGAAGCGTACGGCGCCGCGCACGTCCTGCAGGAAATGCTGACGATCAAGTCCGACGACATCGACGGCCGCGACGCCGCGTACCAGAGCATCGTCAAGGGTGAGGAAGTCTCGGGCAGCACCATCCCCGAGTCGTTCAAGGTGCTCGTCAAGGAACTCCACTCGCTGGGCCTGGACGTCGAAGTGCTCGACACGCACGACAAGAACGTCGACATCTTCGAAGGCATGATGCCCAAGCGCTAA
- a CDS encoding DNA-directed RNA polymerase subunit beta', with amino-acid sequence MKDFSKVRIAIASPEKIREWSFGEVEKPETINYRTLKPEREGLFDERIFGPQKDYECACGKYKRQRYEGKVCERCGVEVTSSKVRRYRMGHIDLATPAAHIWYVKDTPSKIGTLLDLSAGQLEKVLYFSSFLVTTPRNAQKDGRPLKRGELLSDDEYRELRFGRQETYALTGGVEAEVRDGEYVTRGQILGGTVVSKMDGLAQYRFPRRAVIAYAEEVEATLPLPADALVEQESFRAGEILAELEADVQITAPVDGTVFLHEMGEDSVMVEIRETVAASGDDEETAAPMGEVLSRVYVPHGMNVQVVHGEIIEAGAVLADAASGTRLRVSRDSRLSAVTFPKKKGDVTVTAHWTRRAEYGIQPQMHVLVGDGSEVRRGQKIIGAIDKEEEVIAEADGVITLHNPASIIVSKAKVYTYEDEPLVVNGDRVEPGDELADGGNLQSDISGRIEIDLVRKQVRVIESYDFEAKMGAEAVKELLDDLNLDELEVELNEMMKDSSRHKRAKARKRLEVTRAFKRSGNHPSWMILNTVPVMPPDLRPMVQVDGGRFATSDLNDLYRRLINRNNRLKKLMGQGAPDMIIRNEKRMLQEAVDALIDNGRRGSPVTNPGSDRSLRSLTDLLGGKQGRFRQNLLGKRVDYSGRSVIVVGPQLKLHQCGVPKRMALELFKPFLFKVLEEKGEVTNIKQARKMLERYRDTRDSVWDALEEVIEDKVVLLNRAPTLHRLGIQAFEPVLVEGQSIQLHPLVCEAFNADFDGDQMAIHVPLSAQAQAEARIQMLSAHNLLSPANGEPNVKPSRDIILGIFTLTLLRTDNLGAGSEFADEQDALAALEAGKIALNSAIKVAGKDTSAGRLKYIFANPDEAIMAVNRGTIDHQDHVRIRLNGVTYDTSAGRVMFRRIVQEALGTQAALVDTLVNLETAYEKDHLKDMIMACFKHLGIEATAGLLDGLKDAGFKLSTTSGITIGIDDIVIPPAKTEILAEADAKVAEIEQNFEFGFMTEEERYKQVVQLWNDTKDEVKNAMFDNFSKNYPFNPLWIMSLSGARGNAQQITQLAGMRGLMARPDGSTIEVPIRASFREGLSVLEYFISTHGARKGGADTALRTADSGYLTRKLVDVAHEVVVRDVDCGTTDYTSIPLGAIDERTGEWRSRKASEIETSIYGRTLTDSVEVDGHTIEAGEMLSLEDVKAITKNAKTLQSVFVRTPLNCRVKSGVCQKCYGYDLSQAKPVSMGEAVGVVAAESIGEPGTQLTMRTFHTGGVAGSGGGDITMGLPRVIELFEARKPKTSAAVADRDGTVRIEEEEERYLVRIEADDDQYSSKTATKIGKSLRMIVKDGDRVEAGQPLTRGAINPHDLLLYKDTDAAQRYLVEEVQRVYRSQGVKVHDKHIEVIVRQMLRWVEITDGGDTELLEGQTVERWEVDQANDLLEEGQTPSSWKPVLLGITKSSLTTKSWLSAASFQHTTHVLTEASMKGQVDELIGLKENVILGKLIPAGTGLQTVRDMQVADDRTLEKYGENNTSSDSVTGDRSYDDTRPGVVNDNVTYTN; translated from the coding sequence ATGAAAGATTTCAGCAAAGTTCGTATCGCCATCGCCAGCCCGGAGAAGATCCGCGAGTGGTCGTTCGGTGAGGTCGAGAAACCCGAAACCATCAACTACCGCACCCTGAAACCCGAACGTGAGGGTCTGTTCGACGAGCGTATCTTCGGGCCGCAGAAGGACTACGAGTGCGCCTGCGGGAAGTACAAGCGCCAGCGGTACGAGGGCAAGGTCTGCGAGCGCTGCGGCGTCGAGGTGACCAGCAGCAAGGTGCGCCGCTACCGCATGGGTCACATCGACCTCGCGACGCCCGCCGCGCACATCTGGTACGTGAAGGACACGCCCAGCAAGATCGGCACGCTGCTGGACCTCTCGGCCGGTCAGCTGGAGAAGGTGCTGTACTTCAGCTCCTTCCTGGTCACCACGCCCCGCAACGCCCAGAAGGACGGCCGCCCGCTCAAGCGCGGCGAGCTGCTCAGCGACGACGAGTACCGCGAACTGCGCTTCGGTCGTCAGGAAACATACGCCCTGACCGGCGGCGTGGAAGCCGAGGTGCGTGACGGCGAGTACGTCACGCGCGGCCAGATCCTGGGCGGCACGGTCGTCAGCAAGATGGACGGCCTGGCGCAGTACCGCTTCCCGCGCCGCGCCGTGATCGCGTACGCCGAGGAAGTCGAGGCGACCCTGCCGCTGCCCGCCGACGCGCTGGTCGAGCAGGAGTCCTTCCGCGCCGGCGAGATCCTCGCGGAGCTGGAAGCCGACGTGCAGATCACCGCTCCGGTGGACGGCACGGTGTTCCTGCACGAGATGGGCGAGGACAGTGTCATGGTCGAGATCCGTGAGACGGTCGCCGCCTCCGGTGACGACGAGGAAACGGCCGCGCCCATGGGTGAGGTCCTGAGCCGCGTGTACGTGCCTCACGGCATGAACGTGCAGGTCGTGCACGGCGAGATCATCGAGGCGGGCGCCGTCCTGGCCGACGCCGCGAGCGGCACGCGCCTGCGCGTCAGCCGTGACAGCCGCCTCTCGGCCGTCACCTTCCCCAAGAAGAAGGGGGACGTGACCGTCACCGCGCACTGGACGCGCCGCGCCGAGTACGGCATCCAGCCGCAGATGCACGTCCTGGTCGGGGACGGCAGCGAGGTCCGCCGTGGTCAGAAGATCATCGGGGCCATCGACAAGGAAGAGGAAGTCATCGCGGAAGCCGACGGCGTCATCACCCTGCACAACCCCGCCAGCATCATCGTCAGCAAGGCCAAGGTGTACACCTACGAGGACGAGCCCCTCGTCGTGAACGGTGACCGCGTCGAGCCCGGCGATGAACTCGCCGACGGCGGCAACCTCCAGAGCGACATCAGCGGCCGCATCGAGATCGACCTGGTCCGCAAGCAGGTCCGCGTGATCGAGTCGTACGACTTCGAAGCGAAGATGGGCGCCGAGGCCGTCAAGGAACTTCTGGACGACCTGAACCTCGACGAGCTGGAAGTCGAACTGAACGAGATGATGAAGGACTCCAGCCGCCACAAGCGCGCCAAGGCCCGCAAGCGCCTGGAAGTGACCCGCGCGTTCAAACGCAGCGGCAACCACCCCAGCTGGATGATCCTGAACACCGTGCCCGTCATGCCCCCGGACCTGCGTCCGATGGTGCAGGTGGACGGCGGCCGTTTCGCGACCAGCGACCTGAACGACCTGTACCGCCGCCTGATCAACCGCAACAACCGCCTGAAGAAACTGATGGGCCAGGGCGCGCCGGACATGATCATCCGCAACGAGAAGCGCATGCTTCAGGAAGCGGTGGACGCCCTGATCGACAACGGCCGCCGCGGCAGCCCCGTCACGAACCCCGGCAGCGACCGCTCGCTGCGTTCCCTGACCGACCTGCTCGGCGGGAAACAGGGCCGTTTCCGTCAGAACCTGCTGGGTAAGCGCGTGGACTACTCCGGCCGCTCCGTGATCGTGGTCGGCCCGCAGCTGAAACTGCACCAGTGCGGTGTGCCCAAGCGCATGGCGCTCGAACTGTTCAAGCCGTTCCTGTTCAAGGTGCTTGAGGAGAAGGGCGAGGTCACGAACATCAAGCAGGCCCGCAAGATGCTCGAACGCTACCGCGACACCCGCGACAGCGTCTGGGACGCCCTGGAAGAGGTCATCGAGGACAAGGTCGTGCTGCTCAACCGCGCGCCGACCCTGCACCGACTGGGCATCCAGGCCTTCGAGCCCGTGCTGGTCGAGGGTCAGAGCATCCAGCTGCACCCGCTGGTCTGTGAAGCCTTCAACGCCGACTTCGACGGCGACCAGATGGCCATCCACGTCCCCCTGAGCGCCCAGGCGCAGGCCGAGGCGCGCATCCAGATGCTCAGCGCGCACAACCTGCTGTCCCCCGCGAACGGTGAGCCGAACGTCAAGCCCAGCCGCGACATCATCCTGGGGATCTTCACGCTGACCCTGCTGCGCACCGACAACCTCGGCGCGGGCAGCGAGTTCGCAGACGAACAGGACGCCCTGGCGGCCCTCGAAGCCGGCAAGATCGCCCTGAACAGCGCCATCAAGGTCGCCGGGAAGGACACCAGCGCCGGACGCCTGAAGTACATCTTCGCCAACCCGGACGAGGCCATCATGGCCGTCAACCGCGGCACCATCGACCACCAGGATCACGTGCGCATCCGCCTGAACGGCGTGACGTACGACACCAGCGCGGGCCGCGTGATGTTCCGCCGGATCGTGCAGGAGGCGCTGGGCACCCAGGCCGCCTTGGTCGACACCCTCGTGAACCTGGAAACGGCGTACGAGAAAGACCACCTGAAAGACATGATCATGGCGTGCTTCAAGCACCTGGGGATCGAGGCGACCGCCGGGCTGCTCGACGGCCTGAAGGACGCGGGCTTCAAGCTCTCCACGACCTCCGGCATCACCATCGGCATCGACGACATCGTCATCCCGCCCGCCAAGACCGAGATCCTGGCCGAAGCGGACGCCAAGGTCGCCGAGATCGAGCAGAACTTCGAGTTCGGCTTCATGACCGAAGAAGAGCGCTACAAGCAGGTCGTGCAGCTCTGGAACGACACCAAAGACGAAGTCAAGAACGCCATGTTCGACAACTTCAGCAAGAACTACCCCTTCAACCCCCTGTGGATCATGAGCCTCTCGGGCGCCCGTGGTAACGCGCAGCAGATCACGCAGCTCGCCGGGATGCGCGGCCTGATGGCCCGCCCCGACGGCAGCACCATCGAAGTGCCGATCCGCGCCAGCTTCCGTGAAGGTCTGTCCGTGCTGGAGTACTTCATCTCCACCCACGGCGCCCGTAAGGGTGGGGCCGACACCGCGCTGCGTACCGCCGACTCCGGTTACCTGACCCGTAAGCTGGTCGACGTGGCCCACGAAGTCGTCGTGCGTGACGTGGACTGCGGCACCACCGACTACACCTCCATTCCGCTCGGCGCCATCGACGAGCGCACCGGCGAGTGGCGCAGCCGCAAGGCCAGCGAGATCGAAACCAGCATCTACGGCCGCACCCTGACCGACAGCGTCGAGGTCGACGGCCACACCATCGAGGCCGGCGAGATGCTGTCCCTGGAAGACGTCAAGGCCATCACCAAGAATGCCAAGACCCTCCAGAGCGTGTTCGTGCGCACCCCGCTGAACTGCCGCGTCAAGAGCGGCGTGTGCCAGAAGTGCTACGGCTACGACCTCTCGCAGGCCAAGCCCGTCTCCATGGGCGAGGCGGTCGGCGTGGTCGCCGCCGAATCCATCGGCGAGCCCGGCACGCAGCTCACCATGCGAACCTTCCACACCGGTGGGGTCGCCGGCAGCGGCGGCGGTGACATCACCATGGGTCTGCCCCGCGTGATCGAACTGTTCGAGGCCCGCAAGCCCAAGACCAGCGCGGCCGTGGCGGACCGTGACGGCACCGTGCGTATCGAGGAAGAGGAAGAGCGTTACCTCGTGCGCATCGAGGCCGACGACGACCAGTACTCCAGCAAGACCGCCACCAAGATCGGCAAGAGCCTGCGCATGATCGTCAAGGACGGCGACCGCGTCGAGGCCGGCCAGCCGCTCACGCGCGGCGCCATCAATCCGCACGACCTGCTGCTGTACAAGGACACCGACGCCGCCCAGCGCTACCTGGTGGAAGAAGTGCAGCGCGTGTACCGCAGCCAGGGCGTGAAGGTCCACGACAAGCACATCGAAGTGATCGTGCGCCAGATGCTCCGCTGGGTCGAGATCACCGACGGCGGCGACACCGAACTGCTCGAGGGTCAGACCGTGGAACGCTGGGAAGTCGATCAGGCCAACGACCTGCTCGAGGAAGGTCAGACGCCCAGCTCCTGGAAGCCCGTGCTGCTGGGCATCACCAAGAGCAGCCTGACCACCAAGAGCTGGCTGTCCGCCGCGAGCTTCCAGCACACCACCCACGTCCTGACGGAAGCCAGCATGAAGGGTCAGGTCGACGAACTGATCGGCCTGAAGGAGAACGTCATCCTCGGGAAGCTGATTCCCGCCGGGACGGGCCTCCAGACCGTACGCGACATGCAGGTCGCCGACGACCGCACGCTCGAGAAGTACGGCGAGAACAACACCAGCAGCGACTCCGTCACCGGGGACCGCTCCTACGACGACACCCGTCCGGGCGTCGTGAACGACAACGTCACGTACACCAACTGA
- a CDS encoding DUF1905 domain-containing protein, with the protein MSLTFTATLFEWRGPAPHFFLRVPDDQVPDLRSAARLVTYGWGMIPCHARVGETTFRTAIFPKGGGYLLPVKVAVRRAEALEEGQDVTVTVMPG; encoded by the coding sequence ATGTCTCTGACCTTCACGGCGACCCTGTTCGAGTGGCGCGGCCCGGCCCCTCACTTCTTCCTGCGGGTGCCGGACGATCAGGTGCCGGACCTGCGGAGCGCGGCGCGGCTGGTCACGTACGGCTGGGGCATGATTCCCTGCCACGCGCGGGTGGGGGAGACGACCTTCCGCACAGCGATCTTCCCGAAAGGCGGCGGGTACCTGCTGCCGGTCAAGGTCGCCGTGCGCCGCGCCGAGGCGCTGGAGGAAGGGCAGGACGTGACCGTGACCGTCATGCCCGGCTGA
- a CDS encoding DUF2721 domain-containing protein: MADPSLQVLTAMITPAVLISGAGTLLMSTSSRLGRVTDRVRQLTARFKVLVTEEGRQEGLAREEKRLIVKQLPRLARRSRIIVRAMTALYLAVAMLVLTSILIGGSALLGQDAGLLPVMIAIAGSGSLAYGALLLSFETRLSASTTREEMKFLVSLGEHYAGLYDEQLLREVEEKLNE; encoded by the coding sequence ATGGCGGACCCCAGTCTTCAGGTGCTCACGGCCATGATCACGCCCGCCGTGCTGATCAGCGGCGCCGGCACCCTGCTCATGAGCACCAGCAGCCGCCTGGGCCGCGTAACAGACCGTGTCCGGCAGCTCACGGCCCGCTTCAAGGTCCTGGTGACCGAGGAAGGCCGTCAGGAGGGTCTGGCCCGCGAGGAGAAACGCCTGATCGTCAAGCAACTCCCGCGCCTCGCGCGGCGCAGCCGCATCATCGTGCGCGCCATGACTGCCCTGTACCTCGCCGTGGCGATGCTGGTCCTGACCAGCATCCTGATCGGCGGCAGCGCCCTGCTCGGCCAGGACGCCGGACTGCTGCCCGTCATGATCGCCATCGCCGGGTCCGGCAGTCTGGCGTACGGCGCGCTGCTCCTGAGTTTCGAGACGCGCCTGAGCGCCAGCACCACCCGCGAGGAGATGAAATTCCTGGTGTCCCTCGGCGAACACTACGCCGGGCTGTACGACGAACAGCTGCTGCGCGAGGTCGAGGAGAAACTGAACGAGTGA
- a CDS encoding aminotransferase class I/II-fold pyridoxal phosphate-dependent enzyme has product MWLSGRAGAVPGSVFALMDAAKGEARAAGLNVIDLSIGSSDLPPPDVVLDVLRDATRDAATYRYPLFSDTAPLREAAADYLGRRFGVTVNADAEVLPLIGAQEGLAHLLLAVTDSGDTLLLPDPCYPPYLGAAAVAGLNVVTLPLRPERGFLPDLESVPDGVRPRALLLNYPNNPTSAVADAAFFREVAAWCRARGTLLIHDHPYAELTFGEYRAPSALEAGLDGVVELHSLSKTHHMGGFRVGFAAGDAGAIAALARVKGAIDFHPYLGIQRAAAHALGLPDAVGRAGAAVFEARRDALIPALRALGWEVATPQASMYAWARVPGLRDSVAFAVRAARQTGVAVSPGAAFGAGGEGFVRFALVQPPEVLQEAARLLGTVPAA; this is encoded by the coding sequence ATGTGGCTGTCAGGTCGGGCGGGGGCGGTGCCGGGTAGTGTGTTCGCGTTGATGGACGCGGCGAAGGGTGAGGCGCGGGCGGCGGGTCTGAACGTGATCGACCTGAGCATCGGGAGCAGTGACCTGCCGCCGCCGGACGTGGTGCTGGACGTGCTGCGCGACGCGACGCGCGACGCCGCGACGTACCGCTACCCGCTGTTCAGTGACACTGCCCCGCTGCGGGAGGCGGCCGCCGACTACCTGGGCCGTCGTTTCGGGGTGACGGTGAATGCGGATGCGGAGGTGCTGCCGCTGATCGGCGCGCAGGAGGGACTGGCGCACCTGCTGCTGGCCGTGACGGACTCCGGTGACACGCTGCTGCTGCCGGACCCGTGCTACCCGCCGTACCTGGGCGCGGCGGCCGTGGCGGGCCTGAACGTGGTGACGCTGCCGCTGCGGCCCGAGCGGGGCTTCCTGCCGGACCTGGAGAGCGTGCCGGACGGCGTGCGCCCCCGTGCGCTGCTGCTGAACTACCCGAACAATCCCACGTCGGCGGTGGCGGACGCGGCGTTCTTCCGGGAGGTGGCCGCGTGGTGCCGGGCGCGGGGCACGCTGCTGATTCACGATCACCCGTATGCGGAACTGACCTTCGGGGAGTACCGCGCGCCGAGTGCGCTGGAGGCCGGGCTGGACGGTGTGGTCGAACTGCACTCGCTGAGCAAGACGCACCACATGGGCGGGTTCCGGGTGGGGTTCGCAGCGGGGGACGCCGGGGCGATCGCGGCGCTGGCGCGCGTGAAGGGCGCCATTGATTTCCACCCTTACCTGGGGATTCAGCGGGCGGCGGCGCACGCGCTGGGCCTGCCGGACGCGGTGGGCCGGGCGGGCGCAGCGGTGTTCGAGGCGCGGCGCGACGCGCTGATCCCGGCGCTCCGGGCGCTGGGCTGGGAGGTCGCGACGCCGCAGGCCAGCATGTACGCCTGGGCGCGCGTGCCGGGCCTGCGGGACAGCGTGGCGTTCGCCGTGCGGGCCGCGCGGCAGACGGGCGTGGCGGTCAGTCCCGGCGCGGCGTTCGGGGCGGGCGGTGAGGGCTTCGTGCGCTTCGCGCTGGTGCAGCCGCCGGAGGTGCTGCAGGAAGCGGCGCGGCTGCTGGGGACCGTCCCGGCCGCCTGA
- a CDS encoding exodeoxyribonuclease III: MTDSAMKDVEVGRDSGLKVTTLNVNGLRSALRKGLVDWAAREEPDVLLLQEVRADPMPDALAHLGYQGAWFPAQKAGYSGVAVLSQHPLEDVRTGMAHAEMDAEGRVVSAVVRGVRFVSVYLPSGSSGPERQGFKDRVLGDFQTWTDALLAEGRPVVIGGDYNVAHREVDLKNWRGNQKNSGFLPHEREWMTRHLASGLTDTHRACLGEQTEYTWWSNRANAYTNNVGWRIDYLLASGVDVRDVRVGRDARLSDHAPLSGSVRRGVAGTPAGEGPVR, translated from the coding sequence ATGACGGACAGCGCGATGAAGGACGTGGAAGTGGGCCGGGACAGCGGGTTGAAGGTCACGACGCTGAACGTGAACGGGCTGCGCAGCGCACTGCGAAAGGGCCTGGTGGACTGGGCGGCCCGTGAGGAGCCGGACGTGCTGCTGCTGCAGGAGGTGCGCGCCGACCCCATGCCGGACGCGCTGGCGCACCTGGGGTATCAGGGCGCGTGGTTCCCGGCGCAGAAGGCCGGGTACAGCGGCGTGGCGGTCCTGTCCCAGCATCCGCTGGAGGACGTGCGGACCGGCATGGCGCACGCCGAGATGGACGCCGAGGGCCGCGTGGTCAGCGCCGTGGTGCGGGGCGTGCGGTTCGTGAGCGTGTACCTGCCGAGCGGCAGCAGCGGCCCGGAACGTCAGGGCTTCAAGGACCGCGTGCTGGGCGACTTTCAGACCTGGACGGACGCGCTGCTGGCCGAGGGGCGGCCCGTGGTGATCGGCGGGGACTACAACGTCGCGCACCGCGAGGTGGACCTGAAGAACTGGCGCGGCAACCAGAAGAACAGCGGGTTCCTGCCGCACGAGCGGGAGTGGATGACCCGTCACCTCGCCTCGGGCCTGACCGACACGCACCGGGCCTGCCTGGGCGAGCAGACCGAGTACACCTGGTGGAGTAACCGCGCCAACGCCTACACGAACAACGTGGGGTGGCGCATCGATTACCTGCTGGCCTCGGGCGTGGACGTGCGGGACGTGCGGGTAGGGCGCGACGCTCGCCTGAGCGATCACGCGCCGCTCAGCGGGTCCGTGCGGCGCGGCGTGGCAGGCACCCCGGCGGGTGAAGGACCGGTCAGGTGA